One Ignavibacterium sp. DNA segment encodes these proteins:
- a CDS encoding DUF2721 domain-containing protein — translation MIPNINSIVEIIQLMLAPGIMISACGLLLLGMNNKYSLVVNRIRLLNEERRKTIHRSDNSDFKPYENLRLESISVQISKLVYRVSIVRNAFLCYTIAVALFVLTSLSIGVGFLFDITKLNSLITVEFLLGMLSVLFGVIFAAYETYKGYEIVNFEVKIDE, via the coding sequence ATGATACCCAATATTAATTCAATAGTTGAGATAATTCAGCTAATGCTTGCACCGGGAATAATGATTTCTGCGTGCGGACTTTTACTGCTTGGTATGAACAACAAGTACTCACTTGTTGTAAACAGAATAAGATTACTTAATGAAGAAAGAAGAAAGACTATTCACAGATCTGATAATTCGGATTTTAAACCTTATGAAAATCTCCGCTTGGAAAGCATATCAGTTCAGATTTCTAAATTAGTTTACAGAGTTAGTATTGTCAGAAATGCCTTTTTATGTTATACAATAGCCGTTGCACTGTTTGTTCTTACATCGCTTTCTATTGGTGTTGGTTTTTTGTTTGATATTACAAAATTAAATTCACTTATAACTGTTGAATTTCTGCTTGGGATGCTCTCGGTATTATTTGGAGTTATTTTTGCAGCTTATGAAACTTATAAAGGTTACGAGATAGTAAATTTTGAAGTTAAGATTGATGAGTAA
- a CDS encoding TrpB-like pyridoxal phosphate-dependent enzyme produces the protein MSASKKILLDESEIPQNYYNIQADMPNPMLPPLHPGTKQPIGPQDLAALFPMELIKQEVSQERYIEIPDEIRKIYKLYRPTPLYRAFELEKALDTPAKIYYKYEGVSPAGSHKPNTAIAQAYYNKQEGIKGLTTETGAGQWGSALSFACHKFGLSCEIYMVKISYDQKPYRKVMMNTWGATVIASPSRNTNSGRSILEQDPNSPGSLGIAISEAVERAASTEGINYALGSVLNHVLLHQTIIGQEAIKQLEMTGDFPDIVVAPFGGGSNFAGIAFPFLRYNFQEGKNVRCIAVEPASCPKLTKGEFRYDFGDTVGLTPLIPMYTLGHTFVPEPIHAGGLRYHGAGAIISQLLKDKLIEASAIPQLECFEAGVKFAQTEGIIPAPEATHGIAQVIREAQKAKVEGKQKTILFNLCGHGYFDMGAYQAYFNGELVDHELTEEELYSALRELDTPVSV, from the coding sequence ATGAGTGCATCAAAAAAGATTCTGTTAGATGAATCCGAAATACCGCAAAACTATTACAACATTCAGGCTGATATGCCTAATCCAATGCTTCCGCCGCTACATCCCGGAACAAAGCAGCCAATTGGTCCGCAGGATCTTGCTGCATTATTTCCAATGGAATTAATTAAACAGGAAGTATCACAGGAAAGATATATTGAAATTCCGGATGAGATAAGAAAAATTTATAAACTTTATCGCCCAACTCCGCTTTACCGTGCTTTTGAATTAGAAAAAGCATTAGACACACCAGCCAAAATTTATTATAAGTATGAAGGTGTAAGTCCTGCAGGATCACACAAACCAAATACTGCGATTGCTCAGGCATATTATAACAAGCAGGAAGGTATCAAAGGGTTGACAACCGAAACTGGTGCAGGGCAATGGGGCAGTGCATTAAGTTTTGCTTGCCACAAGTTTGGATTAAGCTGCGAAATATATATGGTAAAGATAAGTTATGATCAGAAACCTTACAGAAAAGTTATGATGAATACGTGGGGCGCTACTGTAATTGCCTCACCAAGCAGGAATACAAATTCAGGCAGATCAATTTTAGAACAAGATCCAAATTCTCCCGGCAGCTTAGGTATTGCAATTTCTGAAGCAGTCGAGAGAGCTGCATCCACTGAAGGGATAAATTATGCTTTGGGTAGTGTGCTGAATCATGTTCTGCTTCATCAAACTATAATTGGGCAGGAGGCAATAAAGCAATTAGAGATGACAGGAGATTTTCCGGATATTGTTGTTGCACCGTTTGGCGGCGGGTCAAACTTCGCAGGAATCGCTTTTCCATTCTTGCGATATAATTTTCAGGAAGGAAAAAATGTTCGCTGTATTGCTGTTGAACCTGCATCCTGTCCTAAACTTACAAAGGGAGAATTCAGATATGACTTTGGCGATACAGTTGGATTAACTCCGCTTATTCCAATGTACACACTCGGTCATACATTCGTTCCGGAACCAATTCACGCTGGCGGATTAAGATATCACGGAGCTGGTGCAATTATAAGTCAGCTATTAAAAGATAAACTGATTGAAGCATCTGCTATTCCGCAATTAGAATGTTTTGAAGCAGGAGTTAAGTTTGCTCAGACCGAAGGAATCATTCCTGCACCAGAAGCTACACACGGAATTGCTCAAGTTATCCGCGAAGCACAAAAAGCTAAGGTTGAAGGAAAACAAAAAACTATTTTATTTAATCTTTGCGGACACGGTTACTTTGATATGGGGGCTTATCAGGCTTACTTTAATGGGGAATTAGTTGATCACGAATTAACAGAAGAAGAACTTTATTCTGCATTACGAGAATTAGATACACCGGTTTCTGTTTAG
- a CDS encoding DUF4097 family beta strand repeat-containing protein — MKSNIKAITAIILLSVTALNFSFASLRYGDERVIKEKSFNIAAGKKILLNTSSGDIQITPWNKAEVYVKVLGNKNVEEKFDFSFNATSEEVTIEAERKSGWNWFSSINLKFEIKVPSSFNVYANTSGGDIKVAGVNGDIKLKTSGGDIWGDRFEGNFSARTSGGDINLFCNNAKIDANTSGGDIELEYTGFNQGIELKTSGGDIDIKLPADFNAKAELKTSGGDIDCNLTLNEVIKLSDTKIDANINKGGNPLVAITSGGNITVLKK; from the coding sequence ATGAAATCCAACATTAAAGCAATAACAGCAATAATTCTATTGAGTGTCACTGCTCTTAATTTCTCCTTTGCAAGTTTAAGATATGGTGATGAAAGAGTGATCAAAGAAAAGTCATTTAATATCGCGGCTGGCAAAAAGATTTTATTGAATACAAGCAGCGGAGATATACAAATTACTCCCTGGAACAAAGCTGAAGTGTATGTTAAAGTTCTTGGTAACAAAAATGTTGAGGAAAAATTTGATTTTTCTTTTAATGCAACATCTGAAGAGGTAACAATTGAAGCAGAAAGAAAAAGCGGCTGGAACTGGTTTTCTAGTATTAATCTGAAGTTTGAAATTAAAGTTCCTTCCAGTTTTAATGTTTATGCAAATACTTCCGGCGGAGACATTAAAGTAGCTGGTGTTAATGGTGATATTAAATTAAAGACATCCGGTGGTGATATCTGGGGCGATAGATTCGAGGGAAATTTCTCAGCCAGAACTTCTGGCGGAGATATAAATCTTTTCTGCAATAATGCAAAGATTGATGCAAATACTTCAGGTGGAGATATTGAATTAGAATACACTGGTTTCAATCAAGGTATCGAATTAAAAACAAGCGGCGGGGATATTGATATTAAACTTCCGGCTGATTTTAACGCTAAAGCAGAATTAAAAACATCAGGCGGCGACATTGATTGTAATTTAACTTTAAATGAAGTTATAAAACTTAGTGATACTAAAATTGATGCAAATATTAATAAAGGCGGAAATCCGTTAGTTGCGATAACCTCAGGTGGTAATATCACTGTATTGAAAAAATAA
- the ychF gene encoding redox-regulated ATPase YchF produces MQIGIVGLPFTGKSTLFQTITKTHFDPSELAKSESHQAVVKVPDTRLDKLTEMFNPKKKVNAIIEFVDVVGLQKGDSGSTQFTGNFLAKVKTNDALVQVVRLFDNDAVPHPDGSINMMRDINSFETEFILSDLAIVEKRLETIKKQILKTQDEKLKREVPVLEKCNELLQEEKPLRDHHFPKEDLLILKTYQLLSIKPMLIALNFGESQVNDTEKYMNELVKHKLGHNTKALSFFGQIEKEMADLSDEDALVFMSDYGITESALNKLIREAYDLLGLQSFLTVGEDECRAWTIKKGMTAQEAAGEIHTDFYKKFIRAEVVHYDDFVEAGSFAKAKDIGKWRLEGKDYVVKDGDIISVRHS; encoded by the coding sequence ATGCAAATAGGAATTGTTGGATTGCCGTTTACAGGAAAATCAACTCTCTTTCAAACAATAACAAAAACACATTTCGATCCATCTGAATTGGCAAAATCAGAATCTCATCAGGCTGTTGTAAAAGTACCTGATACACGATTAGATAAATTAACCGAGATGTTTAACCCAAAGAAAAAAGTTAATGCCATAATTGAATTTGTTGATGTTGTCGGTCTGCAAAAAGGTGATTCAGGCTCCACACAGTTTACAGGAAATTTTTTAGCAAAAGTTAAAACAAATGATGCACTGGTTCAGGTTGTAAGATTATTTGATAACGATGCTGTTCCTCATCCTGATGGTTCTATAAATATGATGCGCGATATTAATTCATTTGAAACCGAATTTATTTTATCCGATCTGGCAATTGTTGAGAAAAGACTTGAAACGATTAAAAAGCAAATCCTGAAAACTCAGGATGAAAAATTAAAGCGTGAAGTCCCGGTGCTTGAAAAGTGCAACGAACTTTTGCAGGAAGAAAAACCTTTGCGTGATCATCATTTTCCCAAAGAAGATCTGCTGATATTAAAAACTTACCAGCTTTTGTCCATCAAGCCTATGCTGATTGCTTTAAACTTTGGTGAAAGTCAGGTAAACGATACAGAAAAATATATGAACGAACTTGTAAAACATAAGCTCGGGCATAACACAAAAGCGCTATCATTCTTTGGGCAGATTGAAAAAGAAATGGCGGATCTTTCTGATGAAGATGCACTGGTCTTTATGAGTGATTATGGAATTACAGAATCTGCTCTGAATAAGCTGATCAGAGAAGCTTATGATCTGCTTGGTTTGCAATCATTTTTAACTGTTGGTGAAGACGAGTGCCGTGCCTGGACGATAAAAAAAGGAATGACTGCACAAGAAGCCGCAGGAGAAATCCATACAGATTTTTATAAAAAGTTTATCCGTGCAGAAGTTGTGCACTACGATGATTTTGTTGAAGCAGGCTCGTTTGCAAAAGCAAAGGACATCGGCAAGTGGCGGCTTGAAGGAAAAGATTATGTTGTTAAAGATGGCGATATAATTTCTGTAAGACATAGTTAA
- a CDS encoding PEP/pyruvate-binding domain-containing protein, translating to MENRSSKVKQHSFEDVLNSRVKKFQKLMRYKIREILLVSSIYDNYLFEEDGRLYELVREEYQSLNLSFAPELIHVTTGEEALEMLSTENTFDLIITTLHIEDMHVVKFARMVRKSGINLPIVLLAYDNRERKELTTNYDTSIFERIFIWNGDYRLLIGIVKYIEDRVNVENDTKNIGVQSIIVVEDNIKFYSSYLPIIYTEVFKQSQRLIKEGINLTHKFLRMRARPKILLCTNYEDAWSYYEKYQQDVLGLILDINFKHNGVKDPEAGIKFARAVKAQHKDIPILLQSSDDSFREKAYQIDAAFVHKNSPRLLQELREFMLQNFGFGDFIFINNDGKEVFRASNLSQLEEALKRIPDESLVYHASRNHFSKWLKARTEFYLAHELRPHKVTDFGSVQGLRDRLLTSLQEYRKLQQSGIILDFNKDIFDTKNSFARIGGGSLGGKARGLGFINILLTNYNLKHKFDGVEISVPSAIVIGTDVFDHFITDNKLENFAITEIDDLTLTQKFVDSKIFPEEITNKLREFLEITHCPLAVRSSSLLEDSQFLPFAGVYETYMIPNSNPDIEIRLDELLQSIKSVYASTFHLRAKDYIKSSPYRLEEEKMAVVVQRLVGAKRQERFYPDFAGVAKSYNFYPTGPQKPGDGIAQAALGLGKTVVDGGNCIRFCPKYPKHMLQFFSTKETLKTAQQKFYALDLNKKLEHHPESIEDQLVRSYDLSDSEKDGTLFSVGSTYSSEDEAVFDGLSRDGIRVVTFAPILKHKLFPLPEILDLLLDFGSWGMGTPIEIEFAVNLEVPAGERKEFAMLQMRPMILSRESEELVIGEIKKDETICYSTQVLGNGAVTGLMDIIVVDYEKFNRAKSNEVVLEISKLNAKLLSEKRPYILFGVGRWGTLDPWLGIPVKWDQISGASVIVESSFKDFAVEPSQGSHFFQNLTSFRVGYFTVNTDNNSFIDWQWLSEQNASEEMIYTRHLRFDQPITVRMNGHENRGIIYKPGVRFNEI from the coding sequence ATGGAGAACAGATCATCTAAAGTTAAACAGCACAGTTTTGAAGATGTATTAAATTCGAGAGTAAAAAAATTCCAGAAGCTAATGCGGTATAAAATCCGCGAGATTCTTTTAGTTTCCAGCATTTATGATAATTACTTGTTTGAAGAAGATGGACGACTTTATGAATTGGTGCGGGAAGAATATCAATCTCTTAACTTGAGTTTTGCACCTGAACTTATCCATGTTACCACAGGTGAAGAAGCTTTGGAAATGCTTAGTACCGAAAATACGTTTGATCTTATAATTACTACTTTACATATAGAGGATATGCACGTTGTAAAGTTTGCAAGAATGGTTAGAAAATCAGGCATAAACCTGCCGATTGTTTTGCTTGCTTATGATAACCGTGAAAGAAAAGAATTAACAACTAATTATGATACTTCGATTTTTGAACGAATTTTTATCTGGAACGGCGATTACCGTTTATTAATAGGAATTGTTAAATATATCGAGGATAGAGTCAATGTTGAAAACGATACAAAAAATATAGGGGTTCAATCGATAATCGTAGTGGAAGATAATATAAAATTTTATTCATCTTACCTTCCGATAATTTATACAGAAGTATTTAAACAATCACAGCGGCTGATAAAAGAAGGCATAAATCTTACACATAAATTTTTGCGTATGCGTGCACGTCCTAAAATTTTACTTTGCACAAATTACGAAGATGCATGGTCGTATTATGAAAAATATCAACAAGACGTACTTGGTTTAATTCTCGATATAAATTTTAAGCATAACGGAGTTAAAGATCCTGAAGCTGGAATTAAATTTGCCCGTGCAGTAAAAGCACAGCATAAGGACATACCGATTTTACTTCAATCAAGCGATGACAGCTTCCGCGAAAAAGCCTATCAGATAGATGCGGCATTCGTCCACAAAAACTCACCAAGATTACTTCAGGAATTAAGAGAGTTCATGCTTCAAAATTTTGGTTTTGGTGATTTTATTTTTATAAACAATGATGGAAAGGAAGTTTTCAGAGCTTCAAATTTATCACAGTTAGAAGAAGCGTTGAAACGAATTCCGGATGAAAGTCTTGTTTACCATGCCTCAAGAAATCATTTTTCTAAATGGCTCAAAGCAAGAACTGAATTTTATCTTGCACATGAATTAAGACCTCACAAAGTTACAGATTTTGGATCAGTGCAAGGATTGCGTGACAGACTGCTGACTTCACTTCAGGAGTACAGAAAACTACAGCAAAGCGGAATTATTCTGGATTTCAATAAAGATATTTTCGATACCAAAAATAGTTTCGCAAGAATTGGCGGAGGCTCATTAGGCGGTAAAGCAAGAGGACTGGGCTTTATAAATATACTGCTTACAAATTATAACCTTAAGCATAAGTTTGATGGGGTGGAAATCAGCGTACCTTCGGCAATTGTTATTGGTACAGATGTCTTTGATCATTTTATCACAGATAACAAACTCGAAAATTTTGCAATTACAGAAATTGATGATTTAACCTTAACACAAAAGTTTGTAGATTCAAAAATCTTTCCCGAAGAAATAACAAATAAACTTAGAGAGTTTTTGGAGATAACACATTGCCCGCTTGCTGTGCGTTCATCAAGTCTATTGGAAGATTCACAGTTTCTGCCGTTTGCAGGAGTTTACGAAACTTATATGATACCCAACAGCAATCCGGATATTGAGATTAGATTAGATGAATTGCTTCAATCAATAAAAAGTGTATATGCTTCAACTTTTCATTTAAGAGCAAAGGATTATATAAAATCATCACCATACCGATTAGAAGAAGAAAAGATGGCTGTGGTAGTGCAAAGATTAGTTGGCGCAAAACGACAGGAGAGATTTTATCCGGATTTTGCAGGCGTCGCAAAGTCATATAATTTTTATCCAACCGGACCACAAAAGCCAGGTGATGGAATTGCACAGGCAGCTCTTGGTCTCGGAAAAACAGTTGTTGATGGCGGTAATTGTATAAGGTTTTGTCCAAAATATCCAAAACACATGCTTCAGTTTTTTTCAACTAAGGAAACATTAAAAACTGCTCAGCAAAAATTCTATGCACTTGATCTGAACAAAAAACTTGAGCATCATCCGGAAAGCATAGAAGACCAGCTCGTCAGAAGTTATGATTTATCCGATTCTGAGAAAGACGGAACTTTATTCTCTGTTGGTTCAACTTATTCATCTGAAGATGAAGCAGTTTTTGATGGACTTTCACGCGATGGTATAAGAGTAGTTACATTTGCACCAATACTTAAGCACAAACTTTTTCCTTTACCCGAAATTCTTGATCTGCTTCTTGATTTTGGTTCATGGGGAATGGGCACTCCGATCGAAATTGAATTTGCAGTTAATCTGGAAGTACCTGCTGGCGAAAGGAAAGAGTTTGCAATGCTTCAGATGAGACCAATGATTCTTAGCCGTGAAAGTGAAGAACTGGTAATAGGTGAAATAAAAAAAGATGAAACAATTTGTTACAGCACACAGGTGCTTGGCAATGGAGCTGTTACAGGCTTAATGGATATTATTGTTGTTGATTATGAAAAATTTAATCGTGCAAAAAGTAACGAGGTAGTTTTGGAAATTAGTAAGTTGAACGCAAAACTTCTTTCTGAAAAAAGACCTTATATTTTATTTGGAGTCGGCAGATGGGGCACGCTTGATCCTTGGCTCGGAATCCCGGTAAAGTGGGATCAAATATCTGGTGCTTCGGTTATTGTGGAATCCAGCTTTAAAGATTTTGCCGTTGAACCATCACAAGGCTCTCACTTTTTTCAGAACTTAACTTCGTTTAGGGTTGGATATTTTACTGTGAATACTGATAACAATTCATTTATTGATTGGCAATGGCTCTCTGAACAAAACGCTTCAGAGGAGATGATTTATACAAGACATCTCAGATTTGATCAGCCAATTACTGTAAGGATGAACGGACATGAAAACCGCGGAATAATTTATAAACCCGGGGTCAGATTTAATGAAATATAA
- a CDS encoding M48 family metallopeptidase yields the protein MKILKIFAPIILLALTVYYCSTVPITGRSQLNLISSNEMNAMSFQQYDEFLKQNKLSSNKSDVDMVKRIGAKIQKSVETYFAQHNLSNELDGYQWEFNLVESNEINAWCMPGGKVVVYTGILPVAKDETGLAVVMGHEIAHAVAQHGNERMSQGLLQQLGGVALAIALKDQPETTQNIFMAAYGIGSTVGIMLPFSRTHESEADHLGLIFMAMAGYNPNAAVDFWTRMAANSHGTPPEWLSTHPSNETRIADIKKLLPEALKYYNPN from the coding sequence ATGAAAATACTTAAAATATTTGCACCAATAATCTTGCTTGCACTTACTGTTTACTATTGCAGTACTGTTCCAATTACCGGGAGATCTCAGTTAAATCTTATTTCATCAAATGAAATGAATGCAATGAGTTTTCAGCAGTATGATGAATTTTTAAAACAGAATAAACTCAGTTCGAATAAAAGCGATGTTGATATGGTTAAAAGGATCGGGGCAAAAATTCAAAAATCTGTTGAAACTTATTTTGCCCAGCATAATTTGTCTAATGAACTTGATGGTTATCAGTGGGAATTTAATCTTGTTGAAAGCAATGAAATAAATGCCTGGTGTATGCCCGGTGGAAAAGTAGTTGTTTATACAGGTATTCTGCCGGTTGCAAAAGATGAAACTGGTTTAGCGGTTGTGATGGGACACGAAATTGCTCATGCTGTTGCTCAGCACGGGAATGAAAGAATGAGTCAGGGATTGTTGCAGCAGCTTGGCGGTGTAGCGTTAGCAATTGCATTAAAGGATCAGCCTGAAACAACTCAAAATATTTTTATGGCGGCTTATGGAATCGGAAGTACAGTCGGTATAATGCTTCCTTTCAGCAGAACACACGAAAGTGAAGCTGACCATCTGGGGCTGATATTTATGGCAATGGCAGGATACAATCCAAACGCAGCTGTTGATTTCTGGACAAGAATGGCTGCTAACAGTCATGGTACGCCACCAGAATGGCTGAGTACACACCCTTCAAACGAAACAAGAATTGCTGATATTAAAAAACTTTTACCCGAAGCTTTAAAATATTATAATCCAAATTAG
- a CDS encoding isoprenylcysteine carboxylmethyltransferase family protein, which produces MDPINIIIGLNIIATFSANIGAAKQGVKEKVGVFKDKPNTYLQTLPLLLSTITLVVLIISLFQVGTLEYKQENQITRISGLVFYLFFSWVQIWSVKVLGENYSQDIAIKKDHKLITNGPFKIVRHPQYLSQFLMDIGAAVATLSFILAPIALIQIPFLFMRASLEDKLLEKHFGESFKYFKKKTGQIFPFIR; this is translated from the coding sequence ATGGATCCAATAAATATTATAATTGGTTTAAACATCATTGCTACTTTTAGTGCAAATATCGGAGCTGCAAAACAGGGTGTTAAAGAGAAGGTGGGTGTTTTTAAAGATAAACCCAATACTTATCTTCAGACATTACCGCTTTTATTATCAACGATAACCCTTGTTGTTCTAATTATTAGTCTATTTCAAGTCGGAACTTTGGAATACAAACAGGAAAACCAAATAACAAGAATATCAGGATTGGTTTTTTACCTGTTCTTTTCCTGGGTGCAAATATGGTCTGTTAAAGTGCTGGGTGAAAATTATTCACAGGATATTGCTATCAAAAAAGACCACAAATTAATTACTAATGGTCCATTTAAAATTGTAAGACATCCTCAATATCTGTCTCAGTTTTTAATGGATATCGGAGCTGCAGTTGCTACATTAAGTTTTATACTTGCACCGATTGCACTGATTCAGATCCCATTTTTATTTATGCGTGCGTCATTAGAAGATAAACTTCTTGAAAAGCATTTTGGTGAAAGTTTTAAGTATTTTAAAAAGAAGACAGGACAGATTTTTCCTTTTATCAGATAA
- a CDS encoding TPM domain-containing protein has protein sequence MSKNFIYKYLSEEELKSISTIIGEIEKKTSGEIVITIKEKRSWSERTKSVRRLAEKEFVSAKIGKTAEATGILIFIIFKAKEFCILADKGINEKVKQSVWDEIAEDIKNSFKQEEYCKGIINGIEQAGKILSQHFPIKPDDINELPNEVRVSD, from the coding sequence ATGTCAAAGAATTTTATCTATAAATACTTAAGTGAAGAAGAACTGAAAAGTATATCTACAATAATTGGAGAGATTGAAAAGAAAACCTCCGGTGAGATTGTAATTACTATTAAAGAAAAGCGAAGCTGGTCAGAAAGGACAAAATCTGTAAGAAGACTTGCAGAAAAGGAATTTGTATCAGCAAAGATTGGTAAAACAGCAGAGGCAACAGGAATACTGATATTTATAATCTTTAAAGCAAAAGAGTTCTGCATACTTGCGGATAAAGGAATTAATGAAAAAGTTAAACAATCTGTTTGGGATGAAATAGCTGAAGATATAAAAAACAGTTTTAAGCAAGAGGAATATTGTAAAGGAATAATCAACGGAATTGAGCAAGCCGGAAAAATTCTTTCACAACACTTCCCTATCAAGCCAGATGATATTAATGAATTGCCAAATGAAGTAAGAGTTTCTGACTAA
- a CDS encoding N-acetylmuramoyl-L-alanine amidase codes for MKYFLFILIIIFSYLSYGQDGNNVLIVTKDGMKNIPAYIREGTVYFSLKDFADALAINYYYNEDVQKIELKFDGYSLKASAKNPFFVLTERNTTTQTVFQLPTSTYRINNKVFVPLKYSLSSLSLAYGKDLSFEAPNKILIGKVKEEITSTETKGNFNITGIVLNEKANGTLIRVKSNKRIPSYHSAFKNNVLTLIFRKVNVDAAGVKFIGEEGVVKKIDAKNVGSDAVFEITVSKEYTTNEVINIENSNDLQITIHNKLFKKNETANRLKDKWEFDVIVIDAGHGGKDAGAIGVNGVKEKDINLSIALKLGKLIEKNMKDVKVIYTRKTDTFVDLYKRGKIANENNGKLFISIHCNSTPKKPTDANGFEVYLLRPGRTKEAIAIAEFENSVIQYEENPNRYEKLTDENFILVSMAHSSYMKYSEKFAEYLHKEFDKHPSLNSRGVKQAGFYVLVGASMPSVLIESGFLSNSNDAKHLSTDSGQQRFAEYVFSGIKKYRESYELEMQSE; via the coding sequence ATGAAATATTTTCTATTCATTTTAATAATAATATTCTCTTACTTATCCTATGGGCAGGATGGTAATAATGTTTTAATTGTTACAAAAGATGGAATGAAAAATATTCCCGCTTATATAAGAGAAGGAACTGTTTATTTTTCTCTTAAAGATTTTGCGGATGCGCTAGCTATCAATTACTACTATAATGAAGATGTACAAAAAATCGAATTGAAATTTGATGGATATTCTTTAAAGGCTTCTGCAAAAAATCCATTCTTTGTATTAACGGAAAGAAATACAACTACACAAACCGTATTTCAGCTTCCAACATCAACATACCGTATAAATAATAAAGTATTTGTTCCGCTTAAATATAGTTTAAGTTCTTTATCGCTTGCTTACGGAAAAGATTTATCGTTTGAAGCTCCAAATAAAATTCTTATCGGTAAAGTAAAGGAAGAGATAACATCTACAGAAACAAAAGGCAATTTTAATATTACCGGAATTGTGCTGAATGAAAAAGCAAATGGAACTTTAATCAGAGTTAAATCCAATAAAAGAATTCCCTCTTATCATAGTGCCTTTAAAAATAATGTTCTTACGTTAATATTCAGAAAGGTTAATGTAGATGCAGCAGGAGTTAAGTTTATAGGTGAAGAAGGAGTAGTTAAGAAAATAGATGCAAAAAATGTTGGGAGTGATGCGGTTTTTGAAATAACAGTCAGTAAAGAATATACAACCAACGAAGTTATTAATATTGAAAACAGCAATGATCTTCAGATAACGATTCATAATAAGTTGTTTAAGAAAAATGAAACAGCTAACAGATTAAAAGATAAGTGGGAATTTGATGTAATTGTTATTGATGCGGGACACGGCGGTAAAGATGCTGGTGCAATCGGTGTAAATGGTGTAAAAGAAAAAGATATAAATCTTTCAATTGCTCTTAAACTCGGGAAGCTGATTGAGAAAAACATGAAAGATGTAAAAGTTATTTATACAAGAAAGACAGATACTTTTGTTGATCTTTACAAGCGTGGTAAAATTGCAAATGAAAATAATGGAAAACTTTTTATCTCAATTCATTGTAATTCAACTCCTAAAAAACCAACTGACGCAAATGGATTTGAAGTTTATCTGCTTCGCCCCGGCAGAACAAAGGAAGCTATTGCAATAGCTGAGTTTGAGAACAGTGTTATCCAGTATGAGGAAAACCCCAACCGATATGAAAAACTAACTGACGAAAATTTTATTCTCGTTAGTATGGCACATTCATCTTATATGAAATACTCAGAAAAATTTGCGGAGTATCTGCATAAAGAATTTGACAAGCACCCAAGCTTAAATTCACGAGGTGTAAAACAAGCAGGTTTTTATGTTTTGGTTGGTGCTTCAATGCCAAGTGTACTTATTGAAAGCGGATTCCTTTCCAACTCAAACGATGCAAAACATTTGAGTACTGATTCCGGACAGCAAAGATTTGCTGAATATGTCTTTAGCGGGATTAAAAAATACCGCGAGAGTTATGAGCTTGAAATGCAGAGTGAATAA